From a single Lineus longissimus chromosome 16, tnLinLong1.2, whole genome shotgun sequence genomic region:
- the LOC135500427 gene encoding partner of Y14 and mago-like: MAANVSREGVVRDEKGDMYLPATQRPDGTWRKPIRVKDGYVPQEEMPVYENKGVQWLKSKPACPGLPVGYTQLDVAGQSGTASSTANMSKSAKKNAKRKEKKKQQKPEEEDDVTAITSVLEKAKIGYKGPKPPSQERDDGPKDPEKKLKSLRKKLRQIEDLEEKIQSGALPNPEKEQLAKISKKQQILDEIEVLIRLELLAE, encoded by the exons ATGGCGGCGAATGTCTCACGAGAAGGCGTTGTGCGTGATGAAAAAG GCGACATGTATCTGCCTGCTACTCAACGACCAGACGGTACGTGGAGGAAGCCAATACGTGTCAAAGATGGCTACGTGCCTCAGGAGGAGATGCCTGT CTATGAGAATAAAGGTGTTCAGTGGTTGAAGAGTAAGCCGGCATGCCCTGGCTTACCCGTTGGATATACTCAATTGGATGTTGCTGGACAAAGCGGTACGGCCAGTAGCACGGCTAATATGTCGAAGTCGGCGAAAAAGAATGCGAAAcgaaaagagaaaaagaaacaaCAAAAACCGGAGGAGGAGGATGATGTAACGGCTATAACGAGTGTGCTAGAAAAAGCCAAGATTGGCTACAAAGGACCAAAACCACCATCACAGGAACGGGACGACGGCCCGAAAGACCCCGAGAAAAAACTGAAAAGTCTCCGTAAGAAACTCAGACAAATTGAAGACTTGGAGGAAAAAATACAAAGTGGTGCGCTGCCAAATCCCGAAAAAGAACAATTGGCCAAGATATCGAAAAAACAGCAAATACTCGATGAAATTGAGGTCTTGATACGACTTGAATTGTTGGCGGAATAA